A region of Pseudomonas sp. Marseille-Q3773 DNA encodes the following proteins:
- a CDS encoding heme-binding protein has translation MHSKPVIGQAEVARVLSAARQEALAQHWSVTIAVTDDGGHPLALERLDGCAPASAYIAVEKARSAALGRRETRDYEEMVNAGRTAFVTAPLLTSLEGGVPLRVNGQVVGAIGVSGVKPGQDAQVAMAGAAAL, from the coding sequence ATGCATAGCAAGCCCGTAATCGGCCAGGCCGAAGTCGCCCGAGTGCTGAGCGCCGCCCGTCAGGAAGCCCTGGCGCAACACTGGAGCGTGACCATCGCCGTGACCGACGACGGCGGTCACCCGCTGGCCCTGGAACGCCTGGACGGCTGCGCCCCGGCCAGCGCCTACATCGCCGTGGAAAAGGCGCGCAGCGCAGCGCTTGGGCGCAGAGAGACGCGCGATTACGAGGAAATGGTCAATGCAGGCCGCACGGCATTCGTCACCGCACCACTACTGACCAGCCTGGAAGGGGGCGTGCCGCTGCGGGTGAATGGCCAGGTGGTAGGCGCCATTGGCGTTTCCGGGGTCAAGCCCGGGCAGGATGCACAGGTGGCCATGGCCGGGGCTGCAGCTCTCTGA